ACCGCCCTCCATTGGCAGAGCCAGCACGTACATATCGGGGTCGACCGCGCCGAACGGGAAAATGACGAGGCCGGCGAGCGCGATCGGGATCACGAACACGTTGATGGCGACGAGATAGAGCGGGAACAGCCAGCGCGCGCGGCTGACCTCGGCATCCGAGGAATTCTCCACCACGCTGACATGAAACTGGCGCGGCAGCAGCATGATCGCGCACAGCGACAGCAGCGTCATCGTGAGAAAGTTGCCGATCGACGGCGAATAATCGATGGCGCGCACCGCCTCCGGCGTCTTCATCGCGCGCTCGATCAATTCATGCGGCGAGAACATCCAGAAGGTGACGAAGATGCCGGCAGTGAGGAACGCGACCAGCTTGACGATGGATTCGGTCGCGACCGCCAGCATCAGGCCGTGCTGATGCTCGGTGGCGTCGGTCTGTCGCGTGCCGAACAGCACCGCGAAGGCGGCCATCGCCAGCGTCACCATCAGCGCCATGTCGCCGAGGATCGGGATGTGGGAGAACGCCTGGTCCTCGCTCAGGATGACCTCGAGCGAGGAGGCGACCGCCTTCAGCTGCAGGGCGATGTAGGGCACCGAGCCGATGATCGCGATCAGCGCCACGGTTGCCGCCACCGCCTGGCTCTTGCCGTAGCGCGCGCCGATGAAGTCGGCGATCGAGGTGATGTTGTGCGCTTTCGCGAGCTGGATCACGCGGCGGAGCACGCCTGCGCCAAGGCCGATCATCAGGATCGGGCCGACATAGATCGCGAGGAAGTCGGTCGAGGTGCGGGTGGCAAAGCCGACCGAGCCGAAGAAGGTCCAGGACGTGCAGTAGATTGCCAGCGACAGCGGGTAGATCAGCCCGGACGCGCGGCCGCGCCCGGCCGGCGAGCGGCGGTCGCCATGGCTCGCCACCAGGAACAGGAAGCCGATATAGCCGAAGGCGGCAGCGATCACGCCCCAGTCGTGCAGCATGGCGAGCGTGCTTCTCCCATGGCGCGGTAGCGCCCGATCTTCCCAAGGCGCGGTAGCGCCCGATCTCATTTTCGCTGCAAATCTAGCGCGTTGGGCGGGTGGAGGCGACAGCGAAATGCCGGGCCGGGGCGGGAACTGGGGTTGTCGTTAAGGTGCAGGCCCAGCGTCGTCCTGGCGAAAGCCAGGACCTATAGCCACAGGACGTGGTTAAGGGCACGCCGTGGCCACAGCATGCCGCAACAACTCGCAGTTGGGGTAATGGGTCCTGGCTTTCGCCAGGACGACGGCCGTGACCTACTCCGCCGCCAGCGACTTTTCCCGCAGCGGCAGACCCAAACGATCCCACACTTGCAGCAGCGCTTCGGCGAGCTGATCGATCAGGCCGTCGTCGTGATAGGGCGAGGGCGTGATGCGCAGGCGCTCGGTGCCCTTGGCGACGGTCGGGTAGTTGATCGGCTGGATGTAGATGCCGTGATCCTCGAGCAGCATGTCCGAAGCCTGCTTGCACTTCTCGGGATTGCCGACGAACAGCGGCACGATGTGCGTGTCGTTCGACATCACCGGGAGGCCGGCGGCGTTGAGGATCGCCTTGACGCGGGCGGCGCGGTCCTGGTGGCGCTCGCGCTCCCAGCTCGAGGTCTTCAGATGCTTGATCGCGGCGGTCGCGGCCGAGCAGATCGCCGGCGGCAGCGCGGTGGTGAAGATGAAGCCCGGGGCATAGGAGCGCACGGCATCGATGATCTGGCCATTGGCGGCGATATAGCCGCCGAGGCAGCCGAACGCCTTCGCCAGCGTGCCTTCGAGGATATCGATGCGATGCATGACGCCGTCACGCTCGGCAATGCCGCCGCCGCGCGGGCCGTACATGCCGACGGCATGAACCTCGTCGACATAGGTCATCGCATTATATTTTTCGGCGAGGTCGCAGATCCTGGCGAGCGGGGCGACGTCGCCGTCCATCGAATAGAGGCTCTCGCACGCGATCAGCTTCGGCCGCGTCGGACCGGCAGCCTTCAACAGCGCTTCGAGATCGGCGAGATCGTTGTGGCGGAACACTTGCCGCTCGCAGCCGGACTGCCGGATGCCCTCGATCATCGAATTGTGGTTGAGCTCGTCCGACAGGATCAGACAGTTCGGAACGAGCTTTGCGATGGTGGCGATGCCGGTCTGGTTCGAGACGTAACCCGAGGTGAACAGCAGCGCGGATTCCTTGCCGTGGAGGTCGGCGAGCTCGGCCTCGAGCTGCACCAGCGGATGATGCGTGCCGGCGATGTTGCGGGTGCCGCCCGCGCCGGTGCCGACGCGGGTCGCGGTCTCGACCATGGCGCCGACCACCTTGGGGTGCTGGCCCATGCCGAGATAATCGTTGGAGCACCAGATCACGACGTCGCGCTTGCCCTTCGGCGAGTGCCAGACCGCATGCGGGAACCGGCCGGCCGTGCGCTCCAGATCGGCGAACACGCGATAGCGGCGCTCGGCATGGAGGCGATCGAGGGCTGAATTGAAGAACTGGGCGTAATCCATCGGTGCAACCTGAGACGGAACTGACCAAAAGGGCGTTCGTTTTAGAGCGTTTCCAGCTCTAATGTCTATGCGCTATCCCACATTTGGCCGTGAGGGGCATTTGGGCAAAATGCCCTATCGTGCGATTTGAAACTTGATCCCGATCAAGTCCGCGCGACTCTTAATGCTGCTCTGCACCATCTATCCGCTCCCTCGCTCCCCAAATGGGGCGAGGCGAAGACAACGCCTCACGTCGTACTGAACTGGAGCACGCCGTCCTTGGTTTCGGCGGTCAGCCGTCCCTCGACAATCATGTAGTTGACGTGGGCCACGAGTTCGCCGGCGGCAAAACCCATCTGGTGCTCGTCCAGCACGTGCTTGTTGAACACGACCGGCACGAGCGCGCGCGAGGTCTGCGGCACCTCG
This portion of the Bradyrhizobium diazoefficiens genome encodes:
- the hemA gene encoding 5-aminolevulinate synthase; this encodes MDYAQFFNSALDRLHAERRYRVFADLERTAGRFPHAVWHSPKGKRDVVIWCSNDYLGMGQHPKVVGAMVETATRVGTGAGGTRNIAGTHHPLVQLEAELADLHGKESALLFTSGYVSNQTGIATIAKLVPNCLILSDELNHNSMIEGIRQSGCERQVFRHNDLADLEALLKAAGPTRPKLIACESLYSMDGDVAPLARICDLAEKYNAMTYVDEVHAVGMYGPRGGGIAERDGVMHRIDILEGTLAKAFGCLGGYIAANGQIIDAVRSYAPGFIFTTALPPAICSAATAAIKHLKTSSWERERHQDRAARVKAILNAAGLPVMSNDTHIVPLFVGNPEKCKQASDMLLEDHGIYIQPINYPTVAKGTERLRITPSPYHDDGLIDQLAEALLQVWDRLGLPLREKSLAAE